CGATAAATACGccttttaaaatcttttgaaatgtGATGTCAAGGGCATTATTTGACTTTATCAGATATATAGGgctattttgtataattttgagatattagtTTACATACTTTTTGAAAACCTTTTTAGAAACTATTTTGTTTATCTCTATAGGgaggatatttttttcaataaatattttaaaaatcacccCAAAGACAAATATTACTTTTACGAAAAATATTTGACTCCAATTATGTATATTTGGTGGAACAGGTTATGATATATTACTTGATTTTCGCAAACTGTGTTTTTGTTGATGACCCTTTGTGGCAATCCTAATGACGATGCATGGGAAAAAAATCTCCAAGGTGAACTGGCGTTTGATAAAAACTGCCTTAGAGAAATGTAATAGATCTCCTCAGCTAACTCAATCCGTTggttgtgaaattaatcaaatcaCCTTAAACAGCAATacctttaaaaactaaaaaagatttgaaaatgTCAATCAAAGGCtgctacatgtaataaataaaaacattttcacaaataaaatttgtggtttttttttctgaattcaaATTGGAAATCGACCtagattaataaaaaataaataacaaaaacctCAGAATGATTTATGCatatttaataaacaataaagcaCCCCAGATGTTATCTTACAAGTACTTGtgatttataatgattttcCTGTTGAGAGATTCAATAAGTTCCGGACATATTTCTTTAATACCTTTAAATCTCTTCCTAAACGATCATAAAGCCCATGTTTATAGTACAGatgatttgttttctttctatgtatTAAGCAATTTTTCTCCCCACCAACGCATTTCTAATTGTGTCTGattgaatatgatattttaattgaaagaataatatttctattttcCGGCGAAAGCTAAAATGAAATAGATTACCATAAATTATTGGTTCTTTTTACGTAGAACTTAATTGCTGCTAATTATGGTATTTATTTcgatgaaaaaaacccaacgaAACACTTGATGGAAATTGTTAGCAAGGAAAGATCGAGCGTCCAAAGTTGATTAAAAGTGACAAGTTTGTAACACGACCAACTCAACTCCGATCAagtttaaggtcaagatctagtaaatgaaagataCCTACATGTTTACGAAATTCAGGATAAAAgttctttcaatgatgcttcataacaaaaGCATTGTTTGAAAGGGTGTACGGGGGCTTAGAATTTTGGTAAATACATTgaaatatcatgtttttaactgtcaatttctatatttatttatataaagaaaacaaagaaacacATCTTGAGTTTTGtccaattttttatataatgcaatatatctagaatgtctacagtctctccaaaaacggcactGAACAaactcttgacctcctctttaaaatgatgccAAATTGACTCTAAgtatcgggattacttttcccacgATTTAACAGGAAAAAGATTtaacaaatcaattatgactTTGTAATAGTTCCATAACTAATAACACCAAAAAGacaattttgaaatcatttactagatcttgaccttaagtaAGGCTGAATTTTCATGAATGGTCTTTTACGCacaaacccttttatgttgttGTTGATGAATGAAGAACTACACACGTATATCGGGAGTATTTCATGACGCCTATAATGAATCACAGCTTTATATCACTATTTGTTTGCAGAATATTCTTTGACATGAAAGATACTTTGATAGGAGCgctttatcaaataaaacactgttgctttgatattttttgtgtttgattttcTCAAGAAACCATGATTTTGAGTCTTTTAAAAGATCATAATGCAGTTTTGGTACGGAAATCAGGTAAAAGACATAAACGAATGCTGAAGGTATTCTTTTGAATTTAAAGAGGACATTGACACAATTGCAAACTACAGAAAATTGCCTTTTGTGTCATATGGTCATTCTATTGCTTGTATTCGATACATGCACATATTTCACATGCTGCGATCTTTTAAAGAGTTTAAGAGTTTAATGACTGAATGAatcaaaaatttgaaacataaaGCATTAATTTATAAACCAGTATTTTATTCGTTTTAGAAAAAGCaaccttgttttttttttctaaagaaagaacacaagttttttgttttaaattcccATTGTTTTATTCTGGGATTGTCAAACACTATGccataaagaaaatataaatgtataatgatTTCTTAAAAACTCCAAATAACAAATTCCAATTCCACTAGGAAGTATACTATTTTAACCTACAAAACAAGCTAAAGACCACATTGTTATTAAAAAAGCTTCGAATatcaacataattatataaaaattatttcacatATATAATCTATACGCTTGCATTTTTTCTTCAAGATAAGTAGATATAAGATGCAGTTGGTTGCCTCCTTCCTTTTTCATTCAGTTGTAGCATTTGACTCCAGATTAACTCTTACCTTTGCATTCCGAACAGAACATATTGACACAAACCACGGCAAATACACACGATCCTCTCTTTTTTGGGAAAGCGATGCGAAATCCGGACCGTGGCTTGAACCGATGATCATAACGAGACttacttcttttctttttttttttttaaatattccttAAAACAAAGAGCAAATATGTTTTTGTCAGTTATAAGTCTTGATTTACCTTTCAATACAaacatattaaatacatgtacttgtttaaaACACATAGACAGTGCTCTAGTGCAACCTGTGCCAGTTGGACCTTATGTTTTGTCCGTCAGTTGCCaggtaaaaaatgaattatacttgTGCATTATATGTATAACATTCAGCGGCCATAGCATTTATTGCCTAGTCCTTCGCCTAATTGTCCTTCTGTTAGTTGACACAACATCTTGattatttatgataaatgcAAACAGCTTCTTTACTTAAATTCCCAAATTCTGTGCCTTTATGttttgaaacataataattCCAAACTGACAAATCGCTGCTAATGAAAATATGGATACcggtatttaaataaattaagtaatcttaattttgtaaaaacccAGTCATATGTTAAGTTATAGATTGGATCATTTGTTTGTTGAAACATTAGTTCTacacttaaaaagaaaataatccaATAGTTGTAATTAAATTTCGGAGAGAACATGCAGTTTGATTGTTGCCAAAATACTAAAATAgtcattataaaaacaataaaaacagcgATCAAATTGagcacaatatttaaaaatttataaagtaCATGAAATAATAAGGTATGAATTGATCGCGTTAAAATGGTCTGTAAtctattattatctttgtcgtAGAGTCTGAATTATAGTTAGCTTTGTTAATGAAGCTTAAGGACTTATCTTCTAATCCCTCAGGCTGTACCTGCCTACTTTTTGAGCGTTTCATACCTTTAATTATAATGGCTGGCCGAACGATTAAGCGCGCCACTTTGAATTATTGTAATCGTAAACCTAATTCCTTCTTGTTTTCTTCCCAACTGAACATTACATATACAAAACATGCCCTTCCTTTTTATGCACTGTAGACTAACGTTTAATGATACAAACTAACCAAGATTTTGTTATGTTTATAATGTTGGGCCTACCAGCAAACCGATTTGGTAATCATTGTTGACAAACTTGAGTTCAATAATGGGTGGTGTTTTCAACTTTATATGACCTATCATATTAAACTTCATTGTATTTTACGTATTATTTGTCTTTCGGTTATCTACcgacttatttataaatagcaAACGATATTATTTATACATACTTAGCCATTGTCTTCATGCTACCAAGCTTTACTCGAAATCGCAAATGAAGCCAAGAAACAAGAGAACTTTAAATAAAGAATGGAACTGATATTTCAGTATTTTGGAAACAGATTAAGGTTAAATATGTTTGTCTTTTAATGTattcgtttttttttcattaaagaaatAATCAAAGATGTGATACGACATTGTATATTTGAGAGACCTAAAAAGGACGAAGTTATCATAAAACAGGGGGATAATGGAGACAGGTAGATATATCCTTTGCGCCAATggtaaacaaaaagataaacaaaccTAGAGACACAgctttacatgaaatatttagATAAGTTTCATTGTTTAagattaaaaattctttttagaagTCCATATATCACAAGCTATTCACAAATTTTCTCTTCTTCACCAagagaacatttaaaaaattcgaaAACATTCCCCATGCCAATTAATACCGTTTAGATATTGACAGGTTTTTTATTGTCTTAATTTAGATTATACATCATTTTACGCGGGAAAATGTCCATCTACGTCCTCCAAGACAAAGAAAATGAGCAGGAAGTCAAACAGCTGATAGAGAAAGCAGTGGCAAAGGGCAAGCTAGACAGAGCAGCATTGGGCCAGCATGTATGGACGTCGGGTAATGCATTTATCATGTtcgaattattttgttttgtctgTCACATGCATTCTAGACTCCTTATCAACACATGggctttaaattttataaattgtttgaGTTCAAGGTCATCTAACAACAAGGGACCctcaaacataaaaaataccACAGACTTAAGactgtaaattaaaatttgctAAAAACATGACCTCACCCTTGAACATAAATAGATTCACCTTTTTCAATTTATCTATATGTGTATAAATTTGTTAATGTAAGAAGATCAATGACTTATTTACATCAGAAGCTAGAAAggggagaattttttttttattaaattcatacaaataaattCCTAGATAACATCACAGAAATCGTTTTCAGACAAGACGTTAAACGACAAAAGTTCAATCCGTCCGTCTAAGCATTCATACATCAAGCTATCCATCAATGATATACGTTAGTTGGTATTATAAAAGTAACGAAGCATGTAGCATATAGTATATTTCTTCCTTACTCATATGAAAATCCCTTTCAGTCGAGGGTAACACGGTTGGGGAGATTGCCCTTATCAAAGAGGACTGTGTAAGGACCGCCAGTGTTGTGGTGGATGAGGACACGGATCTCATGGTGGTTGACAGGACGCTTTACAACCGATCCGTCCGCGATGTCCTCGAAAAAGAGTTCCACGACAAAACTCAGTTTGTGGAAACCAATCCATTATTTTCTTTCTGGTCtccaaaaatgaaaaagtctCTGGCAATATCTCTAAAAAGAGAAATTCACTATTATGGAAGCCCCATTGTGCGACAAGGCCAAGCAGTTGAGAACCTTTACATTATCACAGAGTGAGTACTTTTAAATAGAAGAAGAAATAGATAAAACgatttatgtttatataaaagTTAGGTGACGTAGTTTACGGCGAAAATAAATTTGGACGAAATACAAAATGCTCTCGTAATATTggtttgtttgaattttaactCTAGAGGAGAAGTAGAGATTTTGATCGACCAAGGAGGATACAAAGAACAGTTTCCGGAGATGTGGACGGAAATGAAGCGATTACTTCCGGAACTTCTCCCACCGTACGTAATGTTATCAAACATACCTAGAGAGTTTGTTCTCatgtgttttattaaaatgttttattaaaattctgGACAGTTTTTAACGGTTTTTGATAACTTTCAAAatcattcatatttaaaaaaaatatattaataaagtcAACCTTAATAAATAACTAGCTTCTTTGAATATCAAAATGGAATGGAAAAGTTTTGTAGGGAAAAGACCATCAAGCAATAATGCATTTTCGAGAATTTACAGAAATCTTGACTCCTTTgtaccagtatatttgtaaatttaggTCAGGTCcataaatttgattattttctgTAATACAATGTAGCAACGTTTGTTTCAATCGTTATATGCCTTTTATTGATTCATACTATCCCTTAATTACACCACAATGTGAAATATCTCAATTGTTCGATGAACAAACGGAAATGGACTTTTACTGAATTAGTTTGCATTGATTCACATTAAGTGCTCTCCTTAAAGTCATCAATTTCTCCGTTTAAGGGTGTGTATTTCAGTGTTTTATTGAGTCTTTGTTTTTTTGATTTATGTTCTTTAGGAAGCGAAGGGTGTCAATAGGAAGACAGAGGTACAAACTAGTGTGACGTTTAGCTCTTAAAAATTAGCGCTcacatacactgtacatgttaCTTAATTTATTGTGTTCTACGTCACTGTTTCTGAGCGTAACATCACTCTCATTCAAGACCACTATTACTTGGTGATTTAGTTAACATCAGATTATTATATAAGTGAAGTATACGCTGTATTTCTATTACCTTTATGGATATCCGGGGCTATTCTACCTATCATTTGTACTGATTATGGTTATATGCTCTAACTACTTTAcgtgacaaagatgaatttcaTGAAACGGAAGGTCGTAACCCATTTTTGCTAGTAACCATGAAAACCCCCAAGGCAAAACAGATTAGATTTCATCAAATTGGCGATCCAGTTGCTTTTTACTGACACACAATTACGTGAAACTGGTCAGGAAtcgataacttttttttaacttcaagaTCACAAATGATACCTAAGTTTTTCGGAAATCAACACAAAATGTTGCAATTCCATTGCGCAGATACCTTCCATCAATACCCCAAAagcaataataacatttaacaaaatcaCCGCCAAGCAATTTCCGTTAGAAcagcaaataaaatgaaaataaaatgaagaatatcAATGTGTTAAAACAAGCAGTTTTTATTAGACTTTTAGCTATTTTCTACTATTACAGACCTGTCTATTGAAAATTCATCTTTTTCAACAATACTTGTGAtgtcttgtttttatttttattactaaAACACTAAGCATGTCATTTGTGTGAATGCTAAAAATGTTAAGTAATTGTGTACTAAAAAAAGTAATTggtttttgtaacttaaaaaaaaagagaataccTTAATACATAAAATAGCACAGCTTTTAATTACACAACCTGgtttagagaaaaaaatgattttataatctTATCTCAGAGAGGTCCCCGTGAATATCACTCCATCAGAATCATTACGTCAGAAGAAAATGTCTCACAAAAACTTCCAAATGTGTCTTCTTGGAGGAAACGAAATCATTGGTAAGCTGTATTGCAGCCGATTTTTAATTGATGTATATTTTCTTCGCAAATGGTGTATCTCTattgattgatatatatatatatatatatatatatatatatatatatatatatatatatatatatatatatatatatatgcacattTCGATGACAGGTGCAACTGAAACATTATTGGGATTGAAGACATATATGGAGAATGCAAATGTTACTCGAAAAACAGAACTCTTATCGTTAAGTAAAGGAAACTACCAGCgattattcatgaaaaaatctGCAAGTCGTAGTATAGAACGACTGAAAAAAGTCATGGTGTCGCGGTTATATCTGTATATACACAGGACACAGATGTCCCTTCACAACGCGTCCTTACTCAAGTACCTCACACTGAAACTTAGAGACCCCGAGTCACTGAAGCAGCTGAAATCAAAACATACGAGGAAACCGAAAGGGAAACAAGAAAAGTACAAAGAGTATTTCTACGGAGCGTTCAACTCCAGGAGTTATGACAAGGACGAGGAAAACATCAGGAGTTTCCTTAAAACGATGGGAGTGTACTATATTACCGATAATTCTCTGCCGGAACTTGAAACGAGTTCCCGCGTTTTGGCGGACTTGAATGACCATTTGTCAGATTGGCTGAAACGTACCCAAAAAAGCGAAAAGCCAGAATTCAGGGAAGTTTTATCACCCGACGGACAAAAGTTTAAAAGATACCGACTTGAGGTGAgagattaatatatttatttaaataataaagtaaTGCATTAATATTGTTGCAAAAGATGTAATTTAAGTACTGCGTATAGTATTTATCAAGTTAAATGCAAAGTTGACATCATTTGCTTATGAATgttatttaatcaattttttaatcaatctttcttttttaaacataagattaaaaaaaaaaatgaatttggaaACAAAAGCCCAAGAAAACGCTTTTCATTGTTGCACAATCAGCAGAAATGTGGTTTGGAAAATGAATCGATAGGCAGAGTTTTTTTTGGCTTTGAACAAAACCATTCAATGATATTCGTAGAAAGTAGgtaattataagaaaaatatcatgatCATTTATCTACCCTGAAAAAATACGATCAGTGAATGTTTAGAtcctttttatgatttttaaataaagaatacaAAAGACCTTTATCAGAGAACCATTTAATCCGATGTTTTAAAGTGCTTTGATTTTTGCAGAAtgaatgaatttcaattttgaaattgtcgaaacaaaattttcatttctatttttaaaaatctctttcacctgtaaaactttgattaaaaggtgagatatttaccatATACAAAGGGAGACTATGACTAGAAACCAGGCT
This is a stretch of genomic DNA from Crassostrea angulata isolate pt1a10 chromosome 4, ASM2561291v2, whole genome shotgun sequence. It encodes these proteins:
- the LOC128180888 gene encoding uncharacterized protein LOC128180888 isoform X1; translation: MHTMYEKVVSVVAKPVEERTDIECMDLVAWFRNKSSLFQSLKAEIIKDVIRHCIFERPKKDEVIIKQGDNGDRLYIILRGKMSIYVLQDKENEQEVKQLIEKAVAKGKLDRAALGQHVWTSVEGNTVGEIALIKEDCVRTASVVVDEDTDLMVVDRTLYNRSVRDVLEKEFHDKTQFVETNPLFSFWSPKMKKSLAISLKREIHYYGSPIVRQGQAVENLYIITEGEVEILIDQGGYKEQFPEMWTEMKRLLPELLPPKRRVSIGRQREVPVNITPSESLRQKKMSHKNFQMCLLGGNEIIGATETLLGLKTYMENANVTRKTELLSLSKGNYQRLFMKKSASRSIERLKKVMVSRLYLYIHRTQMSLHNASLLKYLTLKLRDPESLKQLKSKHTRKPKGKQEKYKEYFYGAFNSRSYDKDEENIRSFLKTMGVYYITDNSLPELETSSRVLADLNDHLSDWLKRTQKSEKPEFREVLSPDGQKFKRYRLEAMTQPPRLDTFVRTKTIA
- the LOC128180888 gene encoding uncharacterized protein LOC128180888 isoform X2, with protein sequence MHTMYEKVVSVVAKPVEERTDIECMDLVAWFRNKSSLFQSLKAEIIKDVIRHCIFERPKKDEVIIKQGDNGDRLYIILRGKMSIYVLQDKENEQEVKQLIEKAVAKGKLDRAALGQHVWTSVEGNTVGEIALIKEDCVRTASVVVDEDTDLMVVDRTLYNRSVRDVLEKEFHDKTQFVETNPLFSFWSPKMKKSLAISLKREIHYYGSPIVRQGQAVENLYIITEGEVEILIDQGGYKEQFPEMWTEMKRLLPELLPPEVPVNITPSESLRQKKMSHKNFQMCLLGGNEIIGATETLLGLKTYMENANVTRKTELLSLSKGNYQRLFMKKSASRSIERLKKVMVSRLYLYIHRTQMSLHNASLLKYLTLKLRDPESLKQLKSKHTRKPKGKQEKYKEYFYGAFNSRSYDKDEENIRSFLKTMGVYYITDNSLPELETSSRVLADLNDHLSDWLKRTQKSEKPEFREVLSPDGQKFKRYRLEAMTQPPRLDTFVRTKTIA